The sequence below is a genomic window from Sceloporus undulatus isolate JIND9_A2432 ecotype Alabama chromosome 5, SceUnd_v1.1, whole genome shotgun sequence.
GTTAAAAGCTGTACGTGGACAGCAATTGGTTAAAAACCCAAAatcctactttaaaaaaatagtgtagCACATGTAATACCAGCAAGAAATTTTGGGTCCAAGGCCAGCAATAAATAATTCCCCAAGAAGACACAAAAGGTTCATCTGGCGCATAGAAATATGGTTTTTGACACCatcttaattgccatggctccatcctgcagaatcttgggatttatagtttttgtgaggcaccagtggtctttggcagagaaggctaaacaccttgtaaaaatggagctacagcactcaaagtggtgtcaaactgcattgtttctacagtgtagatgcatcaaaAGTGTTATCAAAAATGGTTAACTAATAAGCGTGAACATGAACATATGTACAGAACAGGACTGACACATTTTTAAGACTCCACTTGTATAAATGAAAACATGGTAAGATGTAGTTcaactgttccaagtctgtggtTTTTCCCCAGAGGCATCTGACATGGAGTGACGCTAGATTCTATAAAGTGCTCAACAGCACATTAAGTGGAATCGCTACGTCTTGTACatgcctggtggcgcagtggttaatgcctgtactgGCAGCCATTcaccaaaaccacaaggttgcgagttcaagaccagcaaagggcccaagctcaactcaggcttgcatccttccgaggtcgctaaaatgagtacccagactgttgggggcaaattagctgacgtgctaattagcttacttgctaattagcttacttgctgttcaccgctatgatctgttggaatagcggtatataaataaaacaataataataattattattatattattattataatggaaCTCGGGATCATGACGGTACTCAtgttgaaggcacatgcacagcTGCCATGATTCATGTAACTGCTGAGGAGGTAGGACTCCACATCCCACAGCAATGGAGCCGGATCTTGCGGGGTTAAAGCACAGGGACTTTTTGATTAACGAGATGATGATCCAACTTCCAGGTCTTCTAGCTCTCTGGTTCCCTTTGAATTTAGCTACAATCCACAGAGAGCTGTAAGTAAAGTGAGATTTTTGGTATACTGTTCTGAGGTATCCCACCTGTAATACGAAATCTTTTAGAATGCCTTGGTTTTCAATGGGGAGAAATATGTATCAGGCTTTACAAAAGCTCTGTTTCCCTCGGGGAGGAAATGAAAGCTGCTAgatcacacaacacacacacagagtaaaaaCAGGTTCCAACCCATCGCCAAACAGTTTAGTGGTTCTCGGGGAGAGGTGTAAATAAGGGTCGGTCCAAACGGTCAGATTAAAAAACATGTTCCAACCCATCTGCCAAACATTTTAGTTTCTCTTTGAGGATGTGGTAATAGGGTCTGTCATAACTGTCATGAAAAGTGCCTACAAAATTTAGCAGTAATATATGCTGCACCTCCGCACCATACTGgtaaagtttttgtttgtttgtttgttcatttgtaaaCACACCCATGCTGAAACCAGACCTGATCCTTCACAGTGCTAGTACCTTACAGAGACAGCATTGCAGAGACAGACTACTATCTCCTATGACCTGTTGAATTTGATGAAACCATCCAACCCTAATTGTGTCTATACCAAATTGAAATCAATAGGAAAGGTTATTAGTCCAAAATCAAACTTCAGTCTCATGGAATTCAGCAAGATTTTAGATGTTTATGAAAATTAGAAATCCATATTCTACAAAAACAAATTTTCAAAGACTGAATAAGAATATTATCATCTAAgagtttggagaccagggttcgaatcctggctaagccatgaaacccactgggtgaccttgggcaagtcacacgctctcagccaagaaacttgccaagaaaactccatgacaggtttgccttagggctgccataagtcagaaacaactcgaaagcacacaacaattaataataataatttgttttatttatataccactattccaaagatcatagcggtgaacagcaagtaagctaattagcaagaacaacaagaacaacaaatgtcCTGGCTGCCTGGTaaagaatcttgggaactgtagttttgtgagacatttagctttctctggcagagagctctggtgccacaacaagccacaattcccaggattccctggcattgtGACCAGGACAGTTCAAGCTGGCTTagttctgcagggtgttttggaacAACAGCATAGAAAAtgatggcaaaaatcaaggttggcttctctgttttttttttattattttttaaaatttgtatgtgtgtgtgtgtgtgtatacatatatatgaattTTCCCCCCAGCCtgggtggttgaatccgtggataaaggaACCGTGGATACGTGGGGGAAAAGTTTGAGGCATGAGTTTGAGGCAAAATCCTTcagcatagagccagggcagttgaagcggtctcactCTGGATCATTTCTGGAGTGTGTGCTTTGGGCCttggttgttgttcttgctgtgtgccttggagttgtttctgacttgtgccAGCCCTAAAGTGAGCCTAGCATGGATGTTTCtgcaaggtgtgtgtgtctggaccTCTTCTTGCCTGGTTGCTCCCACTCTCCCAGCGATGGCCCAGCAGCTCTTCCCCAGCAGCACCTTCTTATTCCTGGATCGAGCATCATCACAACTTCCCTTCAGTTCCTGGGCTCAACCCTTTCTACTCCTTCTTCCTTGGAGAACAGGCTCTTCTTGCAGGAGTCTGTGGAGGGACGCGCTCTTTGGGAACCAGGGGATCCTTGGATTCCGTGTTCCGTTCTGAATTGGGACTCTCCCTCGCTGCTCTTGGGTCCAGAggagcctccttccttgcttAGCCCTGGGGATGGCCTGGGACTGGCACTTGCTCCTCTACCTGGCGCtcttcttcctgctgctgctgctgctctgcctcctcctcttcgggGTCCTCAAGCAGCTCAAGAACTCCGTCGCCAGCAGCGCTGCAGGGGCTCTCCAGCCCTCCTCCCTCCGGGAGCCCTCCTGGGGCTTCGGCAGGGAGCAAGCCCTCTGAGCAGGAGAAGAAGGGCCTCTCCGCCCAGGAAGGACCCCAGCCCCAGGACTCCCCCCACCAGCCCCTGCCCCCcgcctcccctcagaggatgaAGAGACTCAAGGGGAGCAGCTTCTCGGTCTGTCTGAGTCTGGCTTGGCTGCCTGGCTGCCTGGCTGTTGGTCTGCGTAAAGAAGGGGCTCCAGGAGAAGAAACTCAAGGCGAGTTTATCAGTCAGtcagtccatccatccagcaccTATCTGCCTTCCTTCAGAGGAACCACCCTGAGGGGGCTCTAGAAAAAAGAAACTTAAGGTGAGCTTATCtacctgtctgtctgtgtgtatgtgtatacatatactgtatgtatatttatatatacaagcACCTGCCTCCCTTCCCACCTCCCTTCAAAGGAGTCGCCCAGAGGGAGCTCTCCAAAGAACTCAAGGTGAgctttaagatatatatatatataatctatctatctatctatctatctatctatctatctaatggaCTTCCATGTGTGTGtccatatatatatttcatatatatatttcatatggtcttccatatatatatatatacacacacacacacactgtatgtgtgtatgcatacatacagtactgtatactcTTATATATAatctcaaacacacacaaacacacacacattgtgtgcctttaagtagtttctgatttagggcaactctaaggcaacccaatcacagggttttcttgccacattttttcacagaagggtttgccattgccaccctctgaggctgagagtgtgtgactggcccaaggtcacccagtgggtttccttgactgagctgggattcgaaccctggtctccagagccataatccaagactcaaaccactcaCATttactcacacacaaacacacacgtgtgtgtgtgtgtgtgtgtgtgtgtgtgtgtatatatatatatatatatatatatatatatatattccctgtcTAATTTTtaagaagagaaactgggacagtatGTTGAGCTCTAGGAGAAGCCGACATGTTCCAGGAAGGATGTTTTAGGACATGTTATGCTCCCACAGATGAACCACAAACTTCCCCAGGTGCCAAGTTTTATATGCCACCTCATTCATAGCCCTGGGGCATCAGGCTAGCACTCACTTTCAGCTTCAGTTCTCTTCTGGATAAATGGGACAGCAAGGGATACTGTGTGagttaaaaacaagaaaagaaatggtaAAGAACAAGTGGAAGAAATTTTGTGCCTCtaggggtacatctacactgtagaaagaatacaGTTCAGCACCACTTCAACTGTTcctggttttgtgaggcacaaaaCTTCAGCACtgttgggcagagaaggctaaaaaccttgtaatacatcccaggattccataagacacagctatagcacttaaagtggtgtcaaactgcattatttctacagtgtagatgcacaccagGATCTCGATCAGTTGGACAGAACTATTCTCTGCAGactgtgtttttttttggtttaaaagTGGCTTTGGTTACTGCTTGTGCTTTTGGTCTTTGCATGATGTACATTGCCTACCTTGCACACCTTgcagcatgcatatatatatatatatgtatatgtatatgtatacacaccaCTGTTTAGATGAACTAATTAAGCTGTACCTTCAGTAGAAGCCTTTGATATGTTAAGAAGCATGGGGGGTGGTGGAAATTTTTAAAGCTTACTGAAAGCAGAAGAAGGGCTTTGAACACTTCAGAAGTGCTGCAAATCATTGCTGTCGTCATCATGATCAATATCACATTAAGGACATCTGTtcattctcttcttctctctaaTGTCTAATGtttacaatttttttatttaaaaaaaaccctaataacCAAACCCATTATTGATATGTTCATACATCTTCCCTCCCTTGGacttttgcttttaaattattttattatttcactcCGATTTGTTTGTCTATACATCCAACACTATTCTTAATTTGATCACTTCTTCTGTGATCAAAGGCATTTTATGCTGGAATGAGATGAAATGGGTCAACCTCATATATCTttgcaacattattattatttggttcaCTTTCATCTCTCCATCTCTCTTACCCTGTCTCCGTACTTCATATGTTGttgtacatgtgccttcaagatgcctgtcaacttgtggggaccccatgaatttcataggtttttcttaggcaaggaatactcaaaggtggatTTGTTGCTAGGGTTCCTATATAGAATGTATTTTTCAGTGCAATTCCTTACATATTCCTTTTGTATAGAACATGCTGTCCAGTTTTATGGATACCAAAGTCTATAGtccaaaaccatttaaaatcacCATTTAAAGAAATTGGCAGTTGATTCTAATGGATGTGGATGATAGTTTGGATTTCTTTactgtattctgccttttcaCTTGTCTTGGTGTTTAAATTCAGTACATAGATTCTGCCAGATCCTGGtgctctctttctgtctcatCCATTTTAATGCTATCATCTATGACCATAACCACCTATTTGTTTGACTTCCAAGGCCTTGTTTACATCCAGAGCATTTATGTCCCATTGGGATCAATGTGACCATTTGGTTCTCATGACTGATGTCCTAGTGATATCAGTGGGACACAAATGTGAATGTTTTGTTCTAGATTCGTGTTGGGGAAATTTTGGACTGCATGCATTTGCTATACCCCTTTTCTGGCAAACATTCCCTGAATGACCCCTCTAAAGTCCCCATATGTAGCCCTAGCCTGCATatccaatagtgaggaatgctgtaAGTTGTAGTACAGCCACATCTGGATGGTCACATCATTATCACTCTTGGACCGTATTTAACATTAGTCCTACCTAGAGTAGAATCACTGAAATCAACGGGACTCAATTTAACTGTGACTAACAAATGCCatttatttatatcagtgttcTCTGGATAGAACTAATGTTGGATTTAACCTAATATGTTCCCCATTGTTCTTATTTCAGTATTGTATAGTTGCTCAAATTAACAGGCTCTCTAGCACAGAAGTTTTTAGGCACTATTTGGATCCCTGCTTCCAAAACAAACCCAGCATCATTTTCCTTGTAAAAGGTTTTCAGAGATGGAGCCTGAAATCAACAGATGTGGCATCAAGACTATCAGAATACGGATCTCTAGTTTCACTGGCCCTTGtttctgcatttattttgttttgttttgtttgggcaGATATCCTTGTGAAGAAGCTTGGAATAGCAGAGTCTGTATATCTGAATGAAGATAAATTTCAGAGTGTGTGTAGGGAATACTTGTGTTTatctgcagtttagagaggaGCAGATGGAACAAGTCAGAGGCTAACagttgtttgaaataaaaattacaCACATGGTTAATTGGTTTCATCTCTATTTTGGGAAAGGTCTTGACTGCTTTTAATCCTTGAGACTAATAACTAGACCATTAATTTTCTTGTGAAAGGTTTCTTGCCATCAGGCCCTAGCCATGACTTCAGCCTCTGTGTACTGATAATCACAATTTTCAGATGGAATGCATCAGAGAAGAAGATTCTGCTCAGCAACCAGTTTTCCAGTGAGGGTCAGGTAAATTATTTCTTTCATAAGGCTTGACACCTGCTGCCACCTGCTAGGCTAGACCCTTATAAATTACTGATGTGCAAATGCAGTCTGTCTAGCACTGTAGGAACAGTCCTCCTGTCCTATACAGTGTATGAATTCTCTAGTGGCCTCTGTCTCTATCTGACATTATTTAACACTATATATTAACAGAGAGGTACTATTGCcttgtggagagagagagatttcttgaATCTGggaaaactggttttaaattacaCTTCAGCAATGGATTTATTTAGTGACCTTGCAAAAGACAGTGGTCATGCTTTCACCTTCAGCCATGGACAGGAAACCATTAGTCCATGTGTGGCACTCTTACTTGCCCTCTGCACCTAAATTTTGCCACCAATATTTGATGGCAAAGTAGAAAAAGCCCTTTGAAACAAGCAAAAACtcttatgtttaaaaaatattttgcactttgCTTGAAGTTTTGCAGTCAACTGTGGAAAGACTTTAAATCAGAAATATGAATTATGTGGCCTTCCTTCCTCAAATTCCTGCATACACACATATGATTACATCTAAAATGCCACAAAGAAGCACAGTTTTCTCCCTAAACGTTGTTTTAGGGCCTCCCCAGCCTGAAACAGCTAAAAGGTATCTTTGGAGCTGACCATACATCACTGTAAATCTATGTTTGTAATCTGTAATAATCAACAAGAGCACAACTTATGTGTTACCACCAGCACATTTTTTTCATATCGGCAGATATGAATTAACTCACATTAACTTAGTTATATATGAGCTCTCTATTATATGGTGGCCTCCATATTAGCATGTGAAGGATAAGTGgggaatcatgtagccttccagatgttggcctgcaactcccagtatttctcACCATTGGTTTTGCCGGGGTAgagatgctgggacttgcagtccaacagcatctagaggaCTGCATAATTCCCCTTTGGGATTTAGGGGCACATATGAGGTCTCATGAAAGGATAAACGTTAAGCCAAGAAAATTTGCTCTTCCACTGTATTTGACAGAACTGCATTTACTGAATGTTTTCCTCTCAGATGGATATTAAAGATATAGGATCACCTGTGCCTTTACCCTGAAGATTAAGCTACCTTCACATCAGTATGATTTGCTCTGTGTGTACATGTCATCTTGGAGTACACACCTGCCTTATTGTAGCTATTTGTCTAAGAGACTGTTTGGAATTCCAGTCACCTGTACAAGTGCAGTAAAGGTTGTAGAATATTTCTCCAGACACTACTTTGTAATAAAAGGCTTCATTTTCATCTCTTCATATTTGCCCAATCTCACTAAATTTAATTCAGGAAACTAATGTAATATACATTTTATCCCACACCCCATCTCTCTTTTTATCTAAGTAGTATGACATTTTCTGACTTCTTTGCATTAATGTTAGTGCCCTGCTAAAGGGAACTAACATTTCTGTACTGTAATTAGTTTGAACGAATGTCTTGAGGTTGTCTTTTTTTTCTCCACCATTgtcccacttttctttcttcatgATCACAGAAATGACAGTTTTCTTATTTTTCCAGATCTATGCTTTTAAAATCAGTCCCATCTGCCTATCTagtatttttatcctgctttaaATAAGTATAAAGTGTAAGTATAAAGTACTGTATCCAAAATAGGTAGGTTAAAATTATGCTAGAATAACATGCATGCAATACATTAGATTAAGCAGCCATCAGTGGAGTAGCAGAGCCAGGACTTGCTTAGCAGAATGGTAATGCCATCTTTGAACCTCATAAAGGTTTTCTTGCCTCCTTTGAACAGGGGGACGATTTTTTCCAGCAACAATCTATTGTTGCATGCTATTGTGATTGCACTACTGAATATTTGGGGCTGGTGTCGCTTGGCCTTGAATGGACAATTGTTATTGTAGTGGCCCTTCAAATGGTTtataatttatggtgaccctaaggtgaccgtggggttttcttgacaagatttcttccgaggagctttgccattgccttccattgagtctgagagagtgtgacatgcccaaggtcacccagtgggttttcatggctcaacagtgatttgaactctggtttccagagtcgtagtccaataccCATCCATTACACCAAAAAAGCGTGCTCCTGCTGATGGTGATAAAAACTGTTAGAAGTGGTTTGCTAATATAGATCAACtctagctgcatccacactgcagaaataatccagtttgacaccactttaactgtcatggttcaatgctgtggaaatctggaaattgtagtttagtgacacattcagccttctttgtcagagagctctggtgctacaaagaactacagatccaaggattccatagcaatgagccatggcagttgaagtggtttcatcctggattatttctgcagtgtggatacagcctcagCTTGGAGGTGAGGCCATGGGTATTGTCACAACTGAGCAACTTTACTTCTAAATTTATCACTGATTACAATCTTATTTATAAGACTCTGAAAGCCTGACCACCTCTCCAAAAAATATATTTGTCTTGTATCTTTTTTTGGAAAAGCAAGTGAATACCgagtctgtctttctctttctagtTCAGATGTTTTTCTGAGCTGATAATGGTACCTGAAGACCATTTAATATTTCTGAAGAGCTTTGAAAGAATTTAAGCAGATAAATTATTTGGCTTGAAGCAATTTTGTCTCCTGCATAAAATAAATAGTATGGTTGAGAAACCACAGATTCTTTTGTGGAGAGTTGAATGACTGAACGAATACCCAGAGATGCCAAGAGTGGATTAATAAATCAATATCTGGAAATGCCAAATTTAAATAGTGAAAGAGATAAATAAATGACAATTTGTGGCAAAATTTAACTTTAAATGCATAACTATGGTGGTTTTTAGATATATTTGGCAATAAAAGGAAAAAGTTTTAGCCAGTTGACCATTGGCTGTGATTGCATAGAGATACTATGCTCTGTTGTCAGCAGCTAATTGCTAGAAAAATATTAACCAAATATAAGGAAAAGAGGTAAAAACACTCAGGTTAGAGGACTTGGGTAACTGTCAGAGTAAAGTTGTTTGAATGCCTGACTACGACtctgaaaaccaaggtttgattatctgctcggctatgaaacctcttgggtgatcttggacaagtcaaactctccttgccaagaaaaccccacgataggtttgcctccATATATTGgaaaggacttaaaggcacacatcatGAAGGGAAGCAATGACAGGTTTATAAAATCATTTGGAAGTTTGAGTAGCTATCTAATCTATTTCCTGTCAGGTTGTGAGATGATTAATTAATAAAGTGTTATGTGTTGTTCAACATTTCCAGCTGAAATCCAAATTTAGCTCACATAATATTAAAATTGatcttttttttcaaaatgtaaaaacTACTATCAATTGAGTTCATTGTTTCTCTATAacgtcttcttttttaaaactgccaaGTGTCTCTTCTGGATAATGTATGTAAACACTGCAGTGGTTAAGGAAGTTATGATTTCAGTGTGAAATTTTGTAAACCAACCGCCAGGTTAGAAATTTTGGGACCTACTGAAAAAACTCTGAGCATGCCTTCTGAATGTAACTTAATACTCATTAGTTGCACTCTTTGGCTGCCTGTTTTAATCAGAATCACAGTAGTTATAAAGGAGCAGAATTTTCTTCTGGAGTAAAAGG
It includes:
- the SMIM43 gene encoding small integral membrane protein 43 produces the protein MAWDWHLLLYLALFFLLLLLLCLLLFGVLKQLKNSVASSAAGALQPSSLREPSWGFGREQAL